One window of Mesorhizobium sp. WSM4904 genomic DNA carries:
- a CDS encoding MurR/RpiR family transcriptional regulator — MAELLVERFENMPPQLRVAARFVLDHPKDVALMSMREQAQQAGVSHSTMMRLARWLGLEGYEDMRSLYARALRETTAGEPARQGGERDGDSGYSTAGVVADSLAAQISSLGEYGNAMQFIAAANLVAGSRNLFGLGLRSAYPVASHFVDIMSFAAGGDRNVMLVGEMAGQGLQALQHAGRGDVLLAVGMSPYERTTIEVARQAARQGVGVVAITDSSVSPLTRIAREAIIVTSNSQSFFRSMAPAFAAVEILAALTAVRSGANAAERVKQSEEQLAAFGIYWKLPR, encoded by the coding sequence TTGGCGGAGCTGTTGGTCGAACGGTTTGAGAATATGCCGCCGCAACTGCGGGTGGCGGCGCGTTTCGTCCTGGATCACCCCAAGGATGTGGCGCTGATGTCGATGCGCGAGCAGGCGCAGCAGGCCGGCGTTTCGCACAGCACGATGATGCGATTGGCACGTTGGCTTGGCCTTGAAGGCTACGAGGACATGCGCAGCCTTTATGCGCGCGCGCTGCGCGAGACGACAGCCGGAGAACCGGCCCGGCAGGGTGGCGAACGGGATGGCGATTCGGGATATTCGACAGCCGGGGTCGTTGCCGACTCTCTCGCTGCGCAGATCTCAAGTCTTGGCGAGTACGGCAACGCCATGCAATTCATCGCTGCCGCCAACCTCGTTGCGGGATCGCGCAATCTTTTCGGCCTAGGCTTGCGCTCGGCTTATCCGGTCGCGAGCCATTTCGTTGACATCATGTCGTTTGCGGCTGGCGGCGACCGCAATGTGATGCTGGTCGGCGAGATGGCCGGACAAGGCCTGCAAGCCCTTCAGCATGCGGGACGCGGCGACGTGCTGCTTGCCGTCGGCATGTCGCCTTACGAGCGCACAACGATAGAGGTGGCGCGCCAGGCGGCCCGGCAGGGCGTCGGCGTGGTGGCGATCACCGACAGCAGCGTCTCGCCGCTGACCCGGATCGCGCGGGAAGCGATCATCGTCACCTCGAATTCGCAATCGTTCTTCCGAAGCATGGCGCCGGCATTCGCTGCCGTCGAAATCCTGGCGGCGCTGACGGCAGTGCGGTCTGGGGCGAATGCGGCGGAACGCGTTAAACAGTCGGAAGAGCAACTTGCTGCTTTCGGCATTTATTGGAAGCTCCCTCGATAA